TTTTGGAAATTGAAATAGAAGAAGAAACCATTATGGGCATTTCATTTTGTACAAAAGCACTTAACAAGCTGGTGGAATCTGATTTTGAGCAACAGATTATCCGGCAATTTGATGAGTATTTTAAAGGTGTTCGCAAGCAGTTTGATTTACCATATTTTGCCACTGGAACACCCTTTCAGCTTATGGTGTGGGAAGAATTACTCAAGATTCCATACGGCAAAACAATTTGCTATCAGGATTTGGCAAGCCGAATTGGAAATCCTCCTGCTCAACGTGCAGTTGGGAATGCATTGAATAAAAATCCAATGGCGATAATTATTCCCTGTCATAGAGTAATAGCAAAATCTGGGGAAATTGGTGGCTTTGCTGTAGGCAAAAAGATTAAGAGGATGCTGCTAGCAATAGAACACAAGTATGGAGAATCATTATGATAGTTGGAATTGGAGTAGATATTGTAAATGTAGGGCGGGTAGCCAGATTAATAAACACAAATCCCCGCTTTACTGAAAAAGTGTTTACCCCTAATGAAGCTAGCTATGCCAATTCTAAAGCATCTCCGGCACAAAGCTATGCTGCACGTTTTGCTGCAAAAGAGGCGTTCATGAAGGCCTTGGGAACGGGTTGGGATAAGGGAGTTTCATGGCGAGACATGGAAATCTTGAACACCGATTCCGGTAAACCAGAGCTGTATTTATCTGGTATTACTAAGCAATTGGCAGAACAAATGGGAGTATTGAATATACAAATATCATTGAGCCACGAAAAAGAATACGCAATTGCCCAAGTAGTTTTAGAAGGATGAAATAGCTCCAACATATAGG
The genomic region above belongs to Candidatus Cloacimonadota bacterium and contains:
- a CDS encoding methylated-DNA--[protein]-cysteine S-methyltransferase, with the translated sequence MKRILYYSTPGIVLEIEIEEETIMGISFCTKALNKLVESDFEQQIIRQFDEYFKGVRKQFDLPYFATGTPFQLMVWEELLKIPYGKTICYQDLASRIGNPPAQRAVGNALNKNPMAIIIPCHRVIAKSGEIGGFAVGKKIKRMLLAIEHKYGESL
- a CDS encoding holo-ACP synthase — translated: MIVGIGVDIVNVGRVARLINTNPRFTEKVFTPNEASYANSKASPAQSYAARFAAKEAFMKALGTGWDKGVSWRDMEILNTDSGKPELYLSGITKQLAEQMGVLNIQISLSHEKEYAIAQVVLEG